The following coding sequences lie in one Megalodesulfovibrio gigas DSM 1382 = ATCC 19364 genomic window:
- a CDS encoding AraC family transcriptional regulator, with protein MDVTVVELPERLVASVRHVGPYQQAETAWMTLMAWAMPANAAGPDALYLGVSYDNPEVVPQDQLRYDACLTVPEGTTVTPPVVLQTLAGGRFATGVHQGPYDKLPEAYAALMAGAAAQGLTFRMAPCMEQCLNDPRTTPPEQLLTAVFMPVE; from the coding sequence ATGGACGTGACCGTTGTGGAACTTCCCGAACGCCTGGTGGCCAGCGTGCGCCACGTGGGCCCCTATCAACAGGCGGAAACAGCCTGGATGACCCTCATGGCCTGGGCCATGCCGGCCAATGCCGCCGGACCGGATGCGCTGTATCTTGGTGTTTCATATGACAATCCTGAAGTCGTGCCACAGGACCAGCTGCGCTATGACGCCTGCCTGACCGTGCCCGAAGGCACGACGGTAACGCCGCCCGTGGTGCTGCAGACCCTGGCCGGCGGCCGCTTTGCCACCGGGGTGCACCAGGGCCCCTACGACAAGCTGCCCGAGGCCTATGCCGCGCTGATGGCCGGCGCCGCGGCCCAGGGACTGACCTTCCGCATGGCCCCGTGCATGGAGCAGTGCCTGAACGACCCGCGCACCACGCCGCCGGAACAACTGCTCACGGCGGTGTTCATGCCGGTGGAATAG
- a CDS encoding GNAT family N-acetyltransferase — MVRVQCIQDVSQFPPLADAWDRLVLAAPQPSPMLLSGWILAWMEVFGADVSPMILTAWEGDRLVGGLPLCHARRRLGPVPVYEEVRFLGIKGVGGMYMDMLLAPDAAPRAAQALLLALNDTVPWDRLRLERMLPQASLHSALRQQGTWPGTLIETHSGVASPVLPLPDTMDALIAGMDPVFRSMLFRKNLKMAPRLHAVEFIPVIAREDIDRDLDRLIEVHTRRWNLQGRRGEFARADVRDFYHLLSHRLAEKGMLRISKLLLDGEAHSFEYGVQIGRQYFALHAGISPEGLECQAGTYHLYHILEGLLPHASHYHFMEGGEPYKYRWGAVHQAVQDAHVWCGFKGRVLHRLRRLNARLRSANPLAATTAGAGMVGWMENLPSLIPSLARTAETTLPLLDAAF; from the coding sequence ATGGTGCGCGTGCAATGTATCCAAGACGTTTCCCAGTTTCCACCCCTGGCCGATGCCTGGGACCGCCTTGTGCTGGCCGCGCCGCAACCCTCGCCCATGTTGTTGTCCGGCTGGATCCTTGCCTGGATGGAAGTCTTCGGGGCAGACGTCTCCCCCATGATCCTCACAGCCTGGGAAGGCGACCGGCTCGTGGGCGGCCTGCCGCTGTGCCACGCCAGACGACGCCTCGGCCCGGTGCCGGTGTATGAAGAGGTCCGGTTCCTGGGCATCAAGGGCGTGGGCGGCATGTACATGGACATGCTCCTGGCGCCCGACGCCGCGCCCCGCGCAGCCCAGGCCCTGCTACTGGCCCTCAATGACACTGTTCCCTGGGACCGCCTGCGGCTGGAACGCATGCTGCCCCAGGCCAGCCTGCACTCCGCCCTGCGGCAGCAAGGCACCTGGCCGGGCACGTTGATCGAGACTCATTCCGGCGTGGCCAGCCCGGTGCTGCCGCTGCCGGACACCATGGATGCCTTGATTGCCGGCATGGATCCCGTGTTCCGCAGCATGCTGTTCCGCAAGAATCTCAAGATGGCGCCCCGGCTTCACGCCGTGGAATTCATCCCGGTCATCGCCAGGGAAGACATCGACCGCGACCTGGACCGCCTCATCGAAGTGCACACCCGCCGCTGGAATCTCCAGGGCCGGCGCGGCGAATTTGCCCGGGCCGACGTCCGGGACTTTTACCACCTCCTCAGCCACCGGCTGGCAGAAAAAGGGATGCTGCGCATTTCCAAGTTGCTGCTGGATGGCGAAGCGCATTCCTTCGAATACGGCGTGCAGATTGGCCGGCAATACTTCGCGTTGCACGCCGGCATCAGCCCCGAGGGGCTGGAGTGCCAGGCCGGCACCTACCATCTGTATCATATCCTTGAGGGGCTGCTGCCCCACGCATCGCACTATCATTTCATGGAAGGCGGCGAGCCGTACAAGTACAGATGGGGCGCGGTGCACCAGGCGGTGCAGGATGCCCACGTCTGGTGCGGGTTCAAGGGCCGGGTGCTGCACCGGCTGCGCCGGCTCAATGCGCGACTGCGCAGCGCCAACCCCCTGGCCGCCACCACCGCCGGCGCGGGGATGGTGGGCTGGATGGAAAATCTCCCCAGCCTGATCCCCTCCCTGGCCCGCACCGCGGAAACGACCCTGCCGCTGTTGGACGCCGCGTTTTAG
- a CDS encoding surface-adhesin E family protein, which translates to MATASRITMLGCLCAALACGLLTRPAAAQEWAPFGMSQTGDAITLDRRSILKQGGNAAFTMRVDFNTPADVNGKEARSLTTRIEINCAKSTFRRAEEKFLDAAGTAVSTTSGADWTAIPSTSFGAALRNFCK; encoded by the coding sequence ATGGCAACTGCCTCTCGCATCACGATGCTGGGCTGTCTGTGCGCCGCGCTGGCCTGCGGCCTCCTGACACGCCCGGCCGCTGCCCAGGAGTGGGCGCCCTTTGGCATGAGCCAGACCGGGGACGCCATCACCCTGGACCGCCGCAGCATCCTCAAGCAGGGCGGCAACGCCGCCTTCACCATGCGGGTGGACTTCAACACCCCGGCCGATGTCAACGGCAAGGAAGCCCGCAGCCTGACCACGCGCATCGAAATCAATTGCGCCAAAAGCACCTTCCGTCGGGCGGAGGAAAAGTTCCTGGACGCCGCCGGCACCGCTGTTTCCACCACCAGCGGGGCGGACTGGACGGCCATCCCCAGCACCAGCTTCGGGGCTGCCTTGCGGAATTTCTGCAAGTAA
- a CDS encoding winged helix-turn-helix transcriptional regulator produces the protein MAAPCCEKELNGRRYRCFFELTLDVIGGKWKPIILYHLGICGVQRFSDLRRSMPGVTERMLSRQLKELATDGLVHREVYREVPPRVEYWLTDQGKTLMPILLALRDWGAEFERLSLERDGRGGTFNAPHYEQAALPAMADAACGRAARKPAGGVEEEREELARAEELSV, from the coding sequence ATGGCTGCGCCCTGTTGCGAAAAAGAACTCAACGGCCGGCGGTATCGCTGCTTTTTCGAGCTGACCCTGGACGTCATCGGCGGCAAGTGGAAGCCCATCATCCTGTATCACCTGGGCATTTGCGGGGTGCAACGCTTCAGCGACCTGCGGCGGAGCATGCCGGGCGTCACCGAGCGCATGCTGTCGCGTCAGCTCAAGGAGCTGGCCACGGACGGCCTGGTGCATCGTGAGGTGTACAGGGAGGTGCCGCCACGCGTGGAATACTGGCTGACGGACCAGGGCAAAACGCTCATGCCCATCCTGCTGGCCCTGCGGGATTGGGGTGCGGAATTCGAGCGTCTGTCGCTGGAGCGCGACGGCCGCGGCGGCACGTTCAACGCGCCGCACTACGAGCAGGCAGCGCTGCCGGCCATGGCGGATGCGGCCTGCGGCAGGGCTGCCCGGAAACCGGCCGGCGGCGTGGAAGAGGAAAGGGAGGAATTGGCGCGGGCAGAGGAACTCTCCGTCTGA
- a CDS encoding tRNA-binding protein yields the protein MQTISWNEFELVELRTGTVLDVQEFPQARTPAYIITVDFGDEIGVKKTSARVTHLYSRESLVGRQVLGVVNFPPRQIGPVRSEFLLTGFVQGDGSVVLAVPERPVANGLKLA from the coding sequence ATGCAGACGATTTCGTGGAATGAATTCGAGCTGGTGGAGTTGCGCACAGGCACCGTGCTGGATGTGCAGGAATTTCCGCAGGCGCGGACGCCGGCATACATCATCACCGTGGATTTTGGCGATGAGATCGGCGTCAAGAAAACCAGCGCCCGGGTCACGCATCTGTATTCCCGGGAGTCCCTGGTGGGTCGGCAGGTCCTCGGGGTGGTGAATTTTCCGCCCAGGCAGATAGGCCCGGTGCGCTCGGAATTCCTGCTCACCGGCTTTGTGCAGGGGGACGGCAGCGTGGTGCTGGCCGTGCCCGAACGCCCCGTGGCCAACGGGCTCAAGCTGGCGTGA
- a CDS encoding sigma-54-dependent transcriptional regulator — MPSPYHVLVVDDEPSILKLLEKELAREDRVIHTATSARQARERMKKTAYDVLVLDVRLPDGDGLDLFVEAKGIAPDAESILITGHGAIDSAVEAMRLGVYDYIAKPFKLDRLDLVLDKAWQRVQLQRENRSLKHSQEASQPPSRLVGKSSCIKHLHFLIEKVAPAEAPVLITGESGAGKDVVAHAIHARSKRASHPLIIKNCAMLQRDLVRSELFGHVKGAYTGATETKDGLMAFAHRGTLFLDEIGELPMDVQASLLRVLEDKTYRRMGENEERQANIRFLFATNRNLAQEAAANRFHEALFHRINVFNIHIPPLCERKEDIPLLVEHFLGRLCSAPGACTIADKAMQCLLQYDWPGNVRELRNVIERSIILSENGIITERALPRELVEKSHACDDNADAPAAGALTLDTMERNHIARVLSFHDGNRVKAAQALGIGRKTLYRKLEKYRLEE, encoded by the coding sequence ATGCCTAGCCCGTATCATGTACTGGTGGTGGACGACGAGCCCTCCATCCTCAAGTTGCTGGAAAAGGAACTGGCCCGGGAAGACCGCGTCATCCATACTGCCACCTCGGCCCGCCAGGCCCGCGAACGCATGAAGAAAACCGCCTACGATGTGCTGGTGCTGGATGTGCGCCTGCCCGACGGCGACGGCCTTGATCTCTTCGTGGAAGCCAAAGGCATTGCCCCGGATGCGGAAAGCATCCTCATCACCGGCCACGGCGCCATCGACAGCGCCGTGGAAGCCATGCGCCTGGGCGTGTACGACTACATCGCCAAACCCTTCAAGCTGGACCGCCTGGATCTGGTGCTGGACAAGGCCTGGCAGCGCGTGCAACTGCAGCGCGAAAACCGCTCCCTCAAACATTCCCAGGAGGCCAGCCAGCCGCCCAGCCGGCTGGTGGGCAAGTCCTCCTGCATCAAGCACCTGCACTTTCTCATCGAAAAAGTCGCGCCTGCAGAAGCCCCGGTGCTCATCACCGGCGAATCCGGCGCCGGCAAGGATGTGGTGGCCCATGCCATCCATGCCCGCAGCAAGCGGGCCAGCCATCCCCTGATTATCAAGAACTGCGCCATGCTCCAGCGCGATCTGGTGCGCAGCGAGCTCTTTGGCCACGTGAAAGGCGCCTACACCGGCGCCACCGAGACCAAGGACGGGCTGATGGCCTTTGCCCATCGCGGCACCCTGTTCCTGGACGAAATCGGCGAGCTGCCCATGGACGTGCAGGCCTCCCTGCTGCGCGTGCTGGAAGACAAGACCTACCGGCGCATGGGCGAAAACGAGGAGCGCCAGGCCAACATCCGCTTCCTCTTCGCCACCAACCGCAACCTGGCCCAGGAGGCGGCGGCCAACCGCTTTCACGAGGCGCTGTTCCACCGCATCAACGTCTTCAACATCCACATCCCGCCCCTGTGCGAACGCAAGGAAGACATCCCCCTGCTGGTGGAACACTTCCTGGGCCGGCTGTGCAGCGCGCCCGGGGCCTGCACCATTGCAGACAAAGCCATGCAATGCCTGCTGCAGTACGACTGGCCCGGCAACGTGCGCGAGCTGCGCAACGTCATCGAGCGCAGCATCATCCTCTCGGAAAACGGCATCATCACGGAACGGGCCCTGCCGCGGGAACTGGTGGAAAAATCCCACGCCTGCGACGACAATGCAGACGCCCCTGCCGCCGGCGCCCTCACCCTGGACACCATGGAGCGCAACCACATCGCCCGGGTACTCTCCTTCCATGACGGCAACCGGGTCAAGGCCGCCCAGGCCCTGGGCATCGGTCGCAAGACGCTGTACCGCAAGCTGGAAAAATACCGGCTGGAAGAGTAG
- a CDS encoding two-component system sensor histidine kinase NtrB — protein sequence MADLIGIEHTKLDFFQEVQRKVEELKTANTESENQRQEITAILDGITDVMMVLSEDMRIISVNHVFTNLFSYPNEQTAVGRYCYELFRNEDEPCPECPAFRSLSTNSVCKETASFKIDGRTMQFEMVASPLKNPDWPQHRVLIFKRDVTMEKEYQAKYYQAEKLATIGVLATGVAHEVNNPLMAISGYAEGIQRRLSRVEHLMDPGMRQDFREYTETILKECRRCRDIVRALLNFGHPLSNRQGVVHLNAVVVETLRLLQYHLRKKRGVNVVEHLDPDLPAIEGDESQIKQVLLNLLTNATDAIEATGRQGCITVRTFRKGEDAVVLAVEDTGCGIPSGNCDKLFDPFYTTKPVGKGIGIGLSTCYAIVQEHQGEITVVSEPGKGSIFFVTLPLMQQDVDAKEHCHA from the coding sequence ATGGCCGATCTCATCGGCATCGAGCACACCAAGCTGGACTTCTTCCAGGAAGTGCAGCGCAAGGTGGAAGAGCTCAAAACCGCCAACACGGAATCCGAGAACCAGCGCCAGGAGATCACCGCCATCCTGGACGGCATCACCGACGTGATGATGGTGCTTTCCGAAGACATGCGCATCATCTCCGTAAACCATGTCTTCACCAATCTCTTTTCCTACCCCAACGAGCAGACCGCCGTGGGCCGCTACTGCTACGAGCTCTTCCGCAACGAGGACGAGCCCTGCCCCGAGTGCCCGGCCTTCCGCTCCCTCTCCACCAACAGCGTGTGCAAGGAGACGGCTTCTTTCAAGATAGACGGCCGGACCATGCAGTTCGAGATGGTGGCCTCGCCCCTGAAGAACCCGGACTGGCCCCAGCACCGGGTGCTCATCTTCAAGCGCGATGTGACCATGGAAAAGGAATACCAGGCCAAATACTACCAGGCGGAAAAGCTGGCCACCATCGGCGTGCTGGCCACGGGCGTGGCCCACGAGGTGAACAACCCGCTGATGGCCATCTCCGGCTATGCCGAGGGCATCCAGCGCCGGCTTTCCCGCGTGGAACACCTCATGGACCCCGGCATGCGCCAGGATTTCCGCGAATACACGGAAACCATCCTCAAGGAGTGCCGCCGCTGCCGGGATATTGTCCGCGCCCTGCTCAACTTCGGGCATCCCCTCTCCAACCGCCAGGGCGTGGTGCACCTGAACGCCGTGGTGGTGGAAACCCTGCGCCTGCTGCAATATCACCTGCGCAAAAAACGCGGGGTGAACGTGGTGGAACACCTGGATCCGGACCTGCCGGCCATCGAGGGCGACGAAAGCCAGATCAAACAGGTGCTGCTCAACCTGCTCACCAACGCCACGGACGCCATTGAGGCCACGGGCCGCCAGGGCTGCATCACCGTGCGCACCTTCCGCAAGGGAGAAGACGCCGTGGTGCTGGCCGTGGAAGACACAGGCTGCGGCATCCCCTCCGGCAACTGCGACAAGCTCTTCGATCCCTTCTACACCACCAAACCAGTGGGCAAGGGCATCGGCATCGGGCTTTCCACCTGCTACGCCATCGTCCAGGAACACCAGGGAGAAATCACCGTGGTCAGCGAACCGGGCAAGGGATCCATCTTCTTCGTCACCCTGCCCCTCATGCAGCAGGATGTGGACGCCAAGGAGCACTGTCATGCCTAG
- a CDS encoding flavodoxin family protein, whose translation MRALAINGSPRKGGNTELLLKAVLVPLEAAGWETELVRVGGQPIRGCIACGKCFENQDNRCSVKTDMFNEVMDKMVAADALILGSPTYFTDVTAELKAVLDRSGFVSFANGGLFRGKIGAGVVAVRRGGGTHVFDTINHMFLMSQMIVPGSTYWNLGYGLNRGEAAGDAEGLRNMEHLGQAIAWLGKATAPFKADYPVPAPMQTEG comes from the coding sequence ATGCGCGCTCTCGCCATCAACGGCAGCCCCCGCAAGGGGGGCAACACGGAACTGCTGCTCAAGGCCGTGCTGGTCCCGCTGGAGGCCGCCGGCTGGGAGACCGAGCTTGTCCGCGTGGGCGGCCAGCCCATCCGCGGCTGCATCGCCTGCGGCAAGTGTTTTGAAAATCAGGATAACCGCTGTTCCGTGAAGACGGACATGTTCAACGAGGTCATGGACAAGATGGTGGCCGCGGACGCCCTGATCCTCGGGTCGCCCACCTATTTTACGGATGTGACGGCAGAGCTGAAGGCCGTGCTGGACCGCTCGGGCTTTGTCTCTTTTGCCAACGGCGGGCTGTTCCGGGGCAAGATTGGCGCGGGGGTGGTGGCCGTGCGACGCGGCGGGGGGACGCACGTCTTCGACACCATCAACCATATGTTTCTGATGTCGCAGATGATCGTCCCCGGGTCCACGTACTGGAACCTCGGCTACGGCCTCAACCGCGGCGAGGCGGCCGGCGATGCCGAGGGCCTGCGCAACATGGAGCACCTGGGGCAGGCCATCGCCTGGCTGGGCAAGGCCACGGCGCCGTTCAAGGCGGACTATCCCGTGCCTGCGCCCATGCAGACCGAAGGGTAG
- a CDS encoding RluA family pseudouridine synthase, with protein MPQFPVQQWTVTEAEAGQKLFNFLKRRLRRGVPTSLVMRWMRSGELRVDGKRATPYQRLKVGQVLRIPPFAVDEELPDEAAVVESATLDLPVLFENEELLVIDKPAGLPVQPGTGHGDAVSTRLAKAYAHAPFVPAAAHRIDRDTAGIVMVGKTYHGLARLLEAFETRAIHKTYLAWVRGRWPFAEETVLSDRLEKLWEGNSQRIHAGRGKEALATAEPVKIRPDASLLLLTLHTGRTHQLRVQLSSRKHAIVGDRKYGDRAPAPGLLLHAHAVAWEGREFVSVPVWPGPWDVRSMLGLQQPPPDEAPPA; from the coding sequence ATGCCACAATTTCCCGTTCAGCAGTGGACTGTCACCGAGGCCGAGGCCGGCCAGAAGCTCTTCAACTTTCTCAAGCGCCGGCTGCGGCGCGGCGTTCCCACCAGTCTGGTGATGCGCTGGATGCGTTCCGGCGAGCTGCGGGTGGATGGCAAACGCGCCACGCCCTATCAGCGGCTCAAGGTCGGCCAGGTGCTGCGCATCCCGCCGTTCGCCGTGGATGAGGAGCTGCCGGACGAAGCCGCCGTGGTCGAATCCGCCACGCTGGACCTGCCCGTGCTCTTCGAGAACGAGGAGCTGCTCGTCATCGACAAGCCCGCCGGCCTGCCGGTGCAGCCCGGCACCGGCCATGGCGATGCCGTCTCCACCCGGCTGGCCAAGGCCTACGCCCATGCGCCCTTCGTGCCCGCGGCGGCCCATCGCATCGACCGGGATACAGCAGGCATCGTGATGGTGGGCAAGACCTATCACGGGCTGGCCCGGCTGCTGGAGGCCTTCGAGACCCGCGCCATCCACAAGACCTATCTGGCCTGGGTGCGCGGTCGCTGGCCCTTTGCCGAAGAAACCGTGCTTTCCGACCGGCTGGAAAAACTGTGGGAAGGCAATTCCCAGCGCATCCACGCCGGCCGCGGCAAGGAAGCCCTGGCCACGGCCGAGCCGGTGAAGATTCGGCCGGACGCGTCCCTGCTGCTGCTGACCCTGCACACCGGCCGCACGCATCAACTGCGCGTGCAGCTTTCTTCCCGCAAGCATGCCATCGTGGGCGACCGCAAATACGGCGACCGCGCCCCGGCCCCGGGCCTGCTGCTGCACGCCCATGCCGTGGCCTGGGAGGGCCGGGAATTCGTCTCCGTGCCCGTCTGGCCCGGCCCCTGGGATGTGCGGAGCATGCTGGGACTGCAGCAACCACCCCCGGACGAAGCCCCGCCTGCATAG
- a CDS encoding iron-containing alcohol dehydrogenase — translation MVITKFAIPDIIFGSGSLTHLGSCARRLGARRVFFVSDQGLAASGWVDRVLEILDDDHLDCIFYDNVNSNPRDYQVHEGAEIYVREKADVIIALGGGSPMDAAKGIGLIVGNGGRISDYEGANRVEKPLPPMIFIPSTAGSGSDISQFCIITDVERQVKMSIISRTMVPNISVIDPEILLTKSQGLIIASAIDALAHAVESYLSPLSSPFTEIQALRAIELFMANILPAAQNKDPHALHQLSIASTAAGMSFSNAGLGILHSLAHSLGGIYDVLHGMVHPILLPSVMRFNLPSCMDKMARIGSQILGRDEVTPQRTAVAGIDALEKLFQQLNVITSLREVLLDKAYLESICQTATQDACQLTNPRHASWEDLRDICEEAW, via the coding sequence ATGGTCATCACCAAATTTGCAATACCCGATATCATCTTCGGCAGCGGTTCGTTGACGCACCTGGGTTCCTGCGCCCGGCGGCTCGGCGCGCGGCGCGTGTTTTTCGTCAGCGACCAGGGACTCGCCGCCTCGGGCTGGGTGGATCGGGTGCTGGAGATTCTGGACGACGACCACCTGGACTGCATCTTCTATGATAATGTAAACTCCAATCCCCGCGATTATCAGGTACACGAGGGCGCGGAGATCTACGTGCGCGAGAAGGCGGACGTCATCATTGCCCTGGGCGGCGGCAGCCCCATGGATGCGGCCAAGGGCATCGGGCTCATTGTGGGCAACGGCGGCCGCATCAGCGATTATGAAGGGGCCAACCGCGTGGAAAAGCCCCTGCCCCCCATGATTTTCATCCCCTCCACAGCCGGCAGCGGGTCCGACATCTCCCAGTTCTGCATCATCACCGACGTGGAACGCCAGGTGAAGATGAGCATCATCAGCCGGACCATGGTGCCCAACATTTCCGTCATCGATCCGGAAATCCTGCTCACCAAAAGCCAGGGGCTGATCATCGCCTCGGCCATCGACGCCCTGGCCCACGCCGTGGAGAGCTACCTTTCGCCCCTGTCGTCCCCGTTCACGGAAATCCAGGCGTTGCGGGCCATCGAGCTGTTCATGGCCAACATCCTGCCTGCCGCCCAGAACAAGGATCCCCACGCCCTGCATCAGCTCTCCATCGCCAGCACGGCGGCAGGCATGAGCTTTTCCAACGCCGGGCTGGGCATTCTGCACTCCCTGGCCCACTCCCTGGGCGGCATTTACGATGTGCTGCACGGCATGGTGCATCCCATCCTGCTGCCCTCGGTGATGCGATTCAACCTGCCGTCCTGCATGGACAAGATGGCCCGCATCGGCAGCCAGATCCTCGGCCGGGACGAAGTCACGCCCCAGCGCACGGCCGTGGCCGGCATCGATGCCCTGGAAAAACTCTTCCAGCAGCTCAACGTCATCACCTCGCTGCGCGAAGTGCTGCTGGACAAGGCGTACCTGGAATCCATCTGCCAGACAGCCACCCAGGACGCCTGCCAACTGACCAACCCGCGCCACGCCAGCTGGGAAGATTTGCGCGACATTTGCGAGGAGGCCTGGTGA
- a CDS encoding HAD-IB family phosphatase, translating into MAKAVLVSDFDGTMTANDFYKLAVQRLLPSDALAPWEEYRAGAITHFTALQRIFGRLRATPEVLQALVQDMQPDPGLARAVADLRQAGWEIVVASAGCDWYIRQVLAQVGVVLDVHANPGEHVLPEGSLRMDAPEESPFYCLETGVDKAAIVRFHQDRGARVAFAGDGFADLPAALAAAPGLRFARADLAAILDKRREAYRPFAVWSDIARALLAGEAAS; encoded by the coding sequence ATGGCCAAGGCTGTGCTGGTCAGCGATTTTGATGGCACCATGACCGCCAACGACTTTTACAAACTCGCCGTGCAGCGCCTGCTGCCTTCGGACGCCCTTGCGCCCTGGGAAGAGTACCGCGCCGGCGCCATTACACATTTCACGGCGTTGCAGCGCATCTTCGGCCGGCTGCGCGCCACCCCGGAGGTCTTGCAGGCCCTTGTGCAGGACATGCAGCCAGACCCCGGTCTGGCCCGGGCTGTGGCCGATCTGCGTCAGGCTGGCTGGGAAATCGTGGTCGCGTCCGCCGGCTGCGATTGGTACATCAGGCAGGTGCTTGCACAAGTCGGCGTGGTGCTGGATGTGCATGCCAACCCGGGCGAGCATGTGCTTCCCGAAGGGTCCCTGCGCATGGACGCCCCGGAGGAGTCCCCGTTTTATTGTCTGGAAACCGGGGTGGACAAGGCGGCCATTGTGCGCTTTCATCAGGACCGTGGGGCCAGGGTCGCCTTTGCCGGCGATGGCTTTGCCGATCTGCCTGCCGCCCTGGCGGCTGCCCCTGGTCTGCGTTTTGCCCGTGCCGATCTGGCCGCCATCCTCGACAAGCGCCGCGAAGCCTATCGGCCGTTTGCCGTCTGGTCCGACATCGCCCGCGCCCTGCTTGCCGGGGAGGCCGCATCATGA
- a CDS encoding iron-containing alcohol dehydrogenase family protein, translating into MNRATLISVPGLVRIKPGALQRLGLYLQRGGHGRVLVLASQGLPAAVLQAVETSLEAEQVEIAGWVEVQDNSFEDAAHHFAHLPPKVAAIVGVGGGKALDMAKYLAFLARLPYYAVPTSLSNDGFCSPQASLTMAGRRRSLAAALPQGVVIDVDVCLAAPRLFWLSGVGDLASKLTAVFDWKLAFHNVREPVDDLAALLSDATVHQFLGRPLFDTQGMTLLGTALMLNGIAMEICGSSRPASGSEHLVSHALDAISTRPRLHGLQVGLATYLMSRLQAPLARSTEVPEILEQLFRETGFWDAIRADPFNRDEWLEALRMAPNMKEGFFTVLSMPGSFEQLARILQEETVLAGCFA; encoded by the coding sequence ATGAACCGCGCCACACTCATTTCCGTGCCCGGACTGGTGCGCATCAAGCCCGGCGCGTTGCAACGGCTGGGGCTTTACCTGCAGCGCGGGGGCCATGGCAGGGTGCTCGTGCTGGCCAGCCAGGGATTGCCTGCTGCGGTGCTGCAGGCCGTGGAGACCTCCCTGGAAGCCGAACAGGTGGAAATCGCCGGCTGGGTGGAGGTGCAGGACAATTCCTTTGAAGATGCCGCCCACCATTTTGCCCACCTGCCGCCCAAGGTTGCGGCCATTGTGGGAGTTGGCGGCGGCAAGGCCCTGGACATGGCGAAGTACCTGGCCTTTCTGGCCCGCCTGCCCTATTACGCCGTGCCTACCTCCCTTTCGAACGACGGCTTTTGCAGTCCCCAGGCCAGCCTGACCATGGCCGGAAGGCGTCGTTCCCTGGCAGCAGCCTTGCCGCAGGGAGTGGTCATTGATGTTGATGTCTGCCTTGCGGCTCCCCGGCTGTTCTGGCTTTCCGGCGTCGGCGACCTGGCTTCCAAGCTCACGGCGGTTTTTGACTGGAAGCTGGCCTTCCACAATGTCCGCGAGCCGGTGGATGACCTTGCGGCCCTCCTCTCGGACGCCACGGTGCATCAGTTTCTGGGCAGGCCCCTTTTCGATACCCAGGGAATGACCCTGTTGGGAACCGCCCTCATGCTCAACGGCATTGCCATGGAAATTTGCGGCTCCTCGCGTCCTGCAAGCGGCAGCGAACACCTGGTCTCCCACGCGCTGGATGCCATCAGCACCCGTCCCCGTCTGCACGGGCTGCAGGTCGGCCTGGCGACCTACCTTATGAGCAGGCTGCAAGCGCCGCTGGCCAGAAGTACGGAAGTCCCCGAGATCCTGGAGCAGCTATTCCGGGAAACCGGATTCTGGGACGCCATCCGCGCGGACCCGTTCAACAGGGACGAATGGCTGGAGGCGCTCCGCATGGCGCCGAACATGAAGGAAGGCTTCTTCACCGTGTTGTCCATGCCGGGCTCTTTTGAGCAACTGGCGCGCATCCTTCAGGAAGAGACCGTGCTTGCCGGTTGCTTTGCCTAG